The sequence AAAACAATTGATTTTTTCTATGTTAAATAAAATATCACTCTTTGGCGGGTTGACTGCCGGAGAACTGGAATGTCTTATCCCTATGCTGACTACAGCTTCCTTTAAAAAAGGAGAGGCCGTTTTCACCCAGGGAGAATCACCAAATAATATCTTTATTATTCAAAGTGGTGAAATTAAAATTGTTAAGCAACTAGATGAAACAGAGGTAGAATTAGTTAGATTTAAGGAAGGAAATTTATTTGGTGAAACGGAACTTATTGGTATCTTCAAATATATTGCCTCTGCTATTGCTATAACAGATGTGAAATTACTTGTATTTTCTAAATCTGCACTTTACTCCCTGCACAGCAAAAATACTAAATTATTTAGCAAGATAATTTTAAATGTTGCCCGTGAATCTTGTCGAAGAACTGCTAATACCGATGAATATTGGTTAGGCGAATTGGCAAAATTAAGAAAAAACCACAAAGAACAGATATAAGTTACGATATATATATATATATTTTAAATATCAAAGTGGTAGATATCTCTACCACTTTTTTATGATTTAGGAAATTACACCAGGATTTCTGCCGGTGAATGACACTTAAAAATTATGAAATTCTAGATTATTCTTATCTGGATGCAACGTCATGTTGCTTTTTTATGATTTTAAAAATTTAAATTAGGAGTAAAAAAAATGATAAGAAAAAAAATAAAAATAACAGCCTTACTGAGCCTGGCTATCTCCATAAGCAGTTTTTCCATGGATATCTATACCCCAAAAGCCCCACCCAGCATCCCTATGTTACCTATGAAAGATGAAGTCAAAATCCATTATTATCAGGATGTCCATACAGAAATTATTCCTAAGATCATTAAAAACCAAGATGGAATCTATGTTATCCCCACTAACCTGGGCGAAAATTTAAAAAATAAAGGCCTTGAATTAAAACTACTGGGGGTAACCAGCCAGGGGCTCATCTCCATAATATCAAATAAAAAAATAGAGAATATAAGAGATTTGGATGGTGAGAACATCCTAATTGGAGCTCAGGGTTCATCCCCCGATATAATTTCAAAATTCCTGTTTAAAAAAAATAATATAGCTCCTAAGATCACCTACAGATCCACTCCAGAGATAGCTAAATTGATGATCCTTCAAAAAGGCGACAATGCTGTCCTGCCTGAACCAATGGCTACCTTGGTTCTTGAAAAAAATTCTAAACTGAT comes from Psychrilyobacter piezotolerans and encodes:
- a CDS encoding cyclic nucleotide-binding domain-containing protein, which codes for MNTKKSKPEVTYKEKQLIFSMLNKISLFGGLTAGELECLIPMLTTASFKKGEAVFTQGESPNNIFIIQSGEIKIVKQLDETEVELVRFKEGNLFGETELIGIFKYIASAIAITDVKLLVFSKSALYSLHSKNTKLFSKIILNVARESCRRTANTDEYWLGELAKLRKNHKEQI
- a CDS encoding ABC transporter substrate-binding protein codes for the protein MIRKKIKITALLSLAISISSFSMDIYTPKAPPSIPMLPMKDEVKIHYYQDVHTEIIPKIIKNQDGIYVIPTNLGENLKNKGLELKLLGVTSQGLISIISNKKIENIRDLDGENILIGAQGSSPDIISKFLFKKNNIAPKITYRSTPEIAKLMILQKGDNAVLPEPMATLVLEKNSKLIRTIVYRDEWRKLTSLSGIPQVGLYTTSKYSKTHSKEIENFIDEYKKNLKDLKKNPDEFIDLAQVNFNINLSKKGYEESIKYMNLTLIDGKKGDKLVKEYIKILGENR